One window from the genome of Lentisphaera araneosa HTCC2155 encodes:
- a CDS encoding protein kinase domain-containing protein produces MSELGEDLILIVDDNANNLQVLFKTLAVLDAKVLVAKGGLQALVTVEKRKPSLILLDIMMPDKDGYEVCAELKENEETKDIPIIFLSALGQVQDKVKGLDLGAVDFITKPFQAEEVVSRVKTQLRLKRLSESLKDKNALLEAELKKVQYLGEEAKREMSGPLLGSSDSLNLLQEKIEHSGVMAKPLMLLSKPGCGEGAVAREIHQASRFSERAFVQVNCALLYQNHADVLKSDNELIEKFDLARGGCLYFEQLNKLALDKQETIVDYIKAHWSTDGKEDGLVIFHANRDYGKNELHAGLLDFLCENVVQIPRLHERSADIGDIAHYYAQKYALKLSKTIDGISEASVKNLEQYSWPGDLNELENLIEREVFKTDIQILEISRQSLEGQQTIGAYQLDGMLGDGGMGEVWCGMHQLLARPAAIKLIKNLDSKLLSKDNLTQRFHREAKSTANLQSPHTVTLYDYGVTDLGEFYYVMELLDGLSLGELIKHFGPLQPSRALYLMKQACRSLAEAHDLGMVHRDIKPDNLFIAKLGAEYDFLKILDFGIVSNSQAEDIDLTKGQPIGTPSFMAPETAMGKELTGLADIYSLACTFYMALTGEHVFDAPTPMAVMLKHIQDEAPNIQEVAKFDTPKGFADVLMSCMDKEPANRPSSALDLYQRLDKLENEWGCQEAQDWWVSHVDLDKNEKFSKTMSENFKTMLIDSE; encoded by the coding sequence GTGAGTGAGCTCGGTGAAGACCTAATTTTAATTGTCGATGACAATGCGAATAATTTACAGGTTTTATTTAAAACTCTAGCGGTTTTAGATGCGAAAGTTTTGGTGGCAAAAGGTGGGCTTCAAGCCTTAGTCACAGTAGAAAAAAGAAAGCCTTCTTTGATTCTCTTGGATATTATGATGCCAGATAAAGATGGTTATGAAGTTTGTGCAGAGCTTAAGGAGAATGAAGAGACCAAAGATATTCCCATTATATTTTTATCGGCCTTAGGGCAAGTACAGGATAAAGTTAAAGGCTTAGATCTAGGTGCAGTGGATTTTATTACTAAACCCTTCCAAGCAGAAGAGGTTGTTTCTAGGGTGAAAACTCAGCTTCGTTTAAAGCGCTTGAGTGAAAGCTTAAAAGACAAAAATGCATTGCTCGAAGCTGAACTTAAAAAAGTTCAGTATTTGGGAGAAGAAGCCAAGCGAGAAATGAGTGGACCACTGCTCGGTTCCAGTGATTCTTTAAATCTTTTGCAAGAAAAGATTGAACATTCAGGAGTGATGGCAAAACCTTTAATGTTGCTCAGTAAACCAGGTTGTGGTGAGGGAGCTGTGGCACGAGAGATACATCAAGCTTCAAGATTTAGTGAGCGCGCTTTCGTACAGGTGAATTGTGCACTTCTCTACCAAAATCACGCAGATGTTTTAAAGAGTGATAATGAATTGATTGAGAAGTTCGATTTAGCGCGAGGTGGTTGTCTTTATTTTGAGCAGCTTAATAAGTTGGCTTTAGATAAGCAAGAAACAATTGTTGATTATATTAAGGCACATTGGTCGACCGATGGTAAGGAAGATGGATTGGTCATTTTTCACGCCAATAGAGACTATGGGAAAAATGAACTGCATGCTGGCCTCTTGGATTTTCTTTGTGAAAATGTTGTTCAAATTCCTCGCCTCCATGAACGCAGTGCAGATATAGGTGATATTGCGCATTATTATGCTCAGAAATACGCTCTTAAGCTCAGTAAAACCATTGATGGGATTAGCGAAGCGAGTGTCAAAAACCTTGAGCAGTATTCTTGGCCTGGAGATCTCAATGAGTTAGAGAACTTAATTGAACGAGAAGTTTTTAAAACGGATATTCAGATCCTTGAAATTAGCCGACAGAGCTTAGAAGGACAACAGACAATTGGAGCCTATCAACTAGATGGCATGCTCGGCGATGGAGGCATGGGTGAGGTTTGGTGCGGAATGCATCAGCTCTTAGCTCGTCCAGCAGCGATTAAATTGATAAAGAATTTGGATTCTAAACTTCTGAGTAAGGATAATTTGACTCAACGTTTCCATCGTGAAGCAAAATCCACGGCAAATCTGCAGTCTCCGCATACCGTGACGCTCTATGACTACGGCGTGACTGATTTAGGAGAGTTTTATTATGTGATGGAGCTTTTGGATGGTTTGAGTTTAGGCGAGCTTATTAAGCATTTTGGACCTCTGCAACCAAGTCGTGCGCTCTACCTCATGAAGCAAGCTTGTCGTAGTTTGGCCGAGGCACATGATTTAGGAATGGTTCATCGGGATATTAAGCCAGATAATTTATTTATAGCGAAGTTAGGCGCTGAATACGACTTCTTAAAAATTCTTGATTTTGGTATCGTTTCAAATTCTCAGGCAGAAGATATAGACTTAACCAAGGGTCAGCCGATTGGTACGCCTAGTTTTATGGCTCCCGAAACGGCTATGGGTAAAGAACTGACTGGTTTGGCCGATATATACTCACTTGCTTGTACTTTTTATATGGCTTTGACTGGGGAGCATGTTTTTGATGCACCGACACCTATGGCGGTTATGCTAAAGCACATTCAAGATGAGGCGCCGAATATTCAAGAAGTAGCTAAGTTTGATACCCCTAAGGGCTTTGCAGATGTTTTGATGTCCTGTATGGACAAAGAGCCTGCTAATCGTCCGAGTTCAGCATTGGATTTGTATCAACGCTTAGATAAACTTGAGAATGAATGGGGTTGCCAAGAAGCGCAAGATTGGTGGGTGTCTCATGTCGATTTAGATAAGAATGAGAAGTTTAGCAAGACGATGTCAGAAAACTTCAAAACTATGTTGATTGATTCTGAATAG
- the eno gene encoding phosphopyruvate hydratase, producing the protein MSTIIDIIAREILDSRGNPTVEVEVILEDGTVGRAAVPSGASTGEHEAIELRDGDKSRYLGKGVLKAVENIEDTIVEELVGYDVTDQAGIDKAMIDLDGTPNKSKLGANAILGVSLACAHAAANFLQIPLYRYIGGSNAKVLPVPMMNIINGGSHSDAPIAFQEFMIRPIGAKTFSEGLRMGVEVFHNLKKVLHDRKLSTAVGDEGGFAPALDGTEDALESIIKAIELAGYKAGRKEDGADVSIGLDCAASEFFVDGQYNYAKFEGEGGAILSSEEQAQYLADLVAKYPIDSIEDGMDENDWDGWKAVNNLIGDKCQLVGDDLFVTNVDYLAKGIELDCANSILIKVNQIGTLTETLDAISMANRNGWTAVVSHRSGETEDTTIADIAVAVNAGQIKTGSASRSDRIAKYNQLLRIEQELGDLAVYGG; encoded by the coding sequence ATGTCAACTATTATCGACATTATTGCTCGCGAGATCCTCGACTCACGCGGTAATCCTACAGTAGAAGTAGAAGTTATCTTAGAAGATGGAACAGTTGGCCGTGCCGCTGTACCTTCAGGTGCATCAACTGGTGAACACGAAGCTATCGAGCTTCGCGATGGCGACAAAAGCCGTTACCTCGGCAAAGGCGTTCTTAAAGCCGTAGAAAACATCGAAGACACTATTGTTGAAGAGCTCGTAGGTTACGACGTAACTGACCAAGCTGGTATCGACAAAGCAATGATCGACCTTGATGGCACACCAAACAAATCTAAGCTTGGTGCAAACGCTATCCTCGGTGTATCACTCGCTTGTGCACACGCTGCAGCTAACTTCCTCCAAATCCCACTTTACCGTTACATCGGTGGATCTAACGCCAAAGTACTCCCTGTTCCAATGATGAATATCATCAATGGTGGTTCACACTCTGACGCGCCTATCGCTTTCCAAGAGTTCATGATCCGTCCTATTGGCGCTAAAACTTTCAGCGAAGGTCTTCGCATGGGTGTTGAAGTTTTCCACAACCTCAAAAAAGTTCTTCACGATCGTAAGCTTTCTACTGCTGTTGGTGATGAAGGTGGTTTCGCACCAGCTCTCGACGGTACTGAAGATGCACTCGAATCAATCATCAAAGCTATTGAACTCGCTGGGTATAAAGCTGGTCGTAAAGAAGATGGTGCTGACGTATCAATCGGTCTTGACTGTGCTGCTTCTGAGTTCTTCGTTGATGGCCAGTACAACTACGCTAAGTTCGAAGGCGAAGGCGGAGCTATCCTCTCTTCTGAAGAACAAGCTCAATACCTCGCTGACCTCGTTGCTAAATACCCAATCGATTCTATCGAAGATGGTATGGACGAAAACGACTGGGATGGCTGGAAAGCCGTTAACAACCTTATCGGCGACAAATGTCAGCTCGTAGGTGATGACCTCTTCGTAACAAACGTTGACTACCTTGCTAAAGGTATCGAACTTGACTGCGCTAACTCAATCCTCATTAAAGTAAACCAAATCGGTACACTTACTGAGACGCTTGACGCAATCTCTATGGCTAACCGCAATGGTTGGACTGCAGTTGTTTCTCACCGTTCTGGTGAAACAGAAGACACAACTATTGCGGACATCGCAGTTGCTGTTAATGCTGGTCAAATCAAAACTGGTTCAGCTTCACGTTCTGACCGTATTGCTAAATACAACCAACTTCTTCGCATCGAGCAAGAACTTGGTGACCTAGCTGTTTACGGTGGCTAA
- a CDS encoding sulfite exporter TauE/SafE family protein, protein MSFIESLTSTDWALLYISALIVGFAKTGITGIGILAVPLFAMVFPAEKSAGILLPVLCVADLVAVFYYRNHADWKQIWRLMPWVAVGLLSATLIYYFGRQEGSMMGDFIRTSMKPTMGIIVLLVQAFGLWRRNHKEVPKGKTSAGIAGVAAGFTSMLANAAGPIMAIYLLMMKLPKKTFIGTKAWFFLIINYVKIPLMIVGANSINQQTLMLNAKLIPAILLGSFLGVRLVNIIPEDKFRIMVQILVFASCLKLIFA, encoded by the coding sequence ATGTCTTTTATTGAAAGTTTAACAAGCACTGATTGGGCCTTGCTTTATATAAGTGCTTTAATTGTGGGCTTTGCCAAAACAGGGATTACTGGTATCGGGATCCTTGCAGTGCCACTCTTTGCGATGGTATTTCCCGCTGAAAAATCAGCTGGGATTTTGCTTCCTGTTTTGTGCGTCGCTGACTTGGTAGCGGTGTTTTATTATAGAAATCATGCCGACTGGAAGCAGATTTGGCGTTTAATGCCTTGGGTTGCCGTGGGCTTATTAAGTGCCACGCTAATTTATTATTTCGGCCGCCAAGAAGGAAGTATGATGGGCGATTTTATACGGACAAGCATGAAACCCACTATGGGTATTATTGTTTTGTTGGTACAGGCTTTTGGCTTATGGAGAAGAAATCATAAAGAAGTTCCGAAGGGGAAGACCTCAGCTGGGATTGCTGGTGTGGCAGCGGGTTTTACCAGTATGTTAGCCAATGCTGCCGGACCGATTATGGCTATCTATTTACTTATGATGAAGTTGCCTAAGAAGACTTTTATAGGAACAAAAGCCTGGTTCTTTCTGATTATTAACTATGTTAAAATCCCCTTGATGATTGTGGGTGCCAATTCAATTAATCAACAAACCTTAATGCTGAATGCTAAACTTATTCCCGCTATTTTGTTGGGGAGCTTTTTAGGTGTGCGCTTGGTGAATATTATCCCTGAAGATAAATTCCGTATCATGGTTCAAATACTTGTGTTTGCCTCTTGTTTAAAACTAATCTTTGCTTAG
- a CDS encoding PhnA domain-containing protein, whose product MAKGKDEFEARKAIVSQFGKDLARRCKSQCELCGESTSLEIFEVPPVADPEFAKCAMICEVCKSQLENPECINVNYWHCLNETAWTEEPAVQVLVWRMLNHLKGEAWAQDLKDQLYLEEDVIEWAEDDGTNKKATHFDSNKDPLFEGDSVHVIKDLDVRGAGFTAKRGAAVKNIHLCSNPEHIEGRVNGTKIVLKTCFLKKSN is encoded by the coding sequence ATGGCTAAAGGAAAAGATGAGTTTGAAGCTCGTAAAGCAATTGTCAGTCAATTTGGGAAAGATTTGGCGCGTCGCTGTAAATCTCAATGTGAATTGTGCGGAGAGAGTACCAGCTTAGAGATTTTTGAAGTTCCTCCAGTTGCCGATCCCGAATTTGCGAAGTGCGCAATGATTTGCGAAGTATGCAAAAGTCAGCTCGAGAATCCTGAGTGCATCAATGTAAACTATTGGCACTGTCTCAACGAAACGGCTTGGACTGAAGAGCCAGCAGTGCAGGTTTTAGTGTGGCGCATGCTCAATCATTTAAAAGGGGAAGCTTGGGCACAGGATTTAAAAGATCAGCTCTACTTAGAAGAAGATGTGATTGAATGGGCTGAAGATGACGGCACAAACAAAAAAGCCACGCACTTTGATAGTAATAAGGACCCTTTGTTTGAGGGGGACTCAGTTCATGTGATAAAAGATCTTGATGTTCGCGGTGCAGGTTTTACTGCCAAGCGAGGAGCGGCAGTTAAAAATATTCATTTATGTAGTAATCCCGAGCATATAGAAGGTCGCGTGAATGGAACAAAGATTGTGTTGAAGACCTGCTTTTTAAAGAAAAGTAATTAA
- a CDS encoding cytochrome P450 yields MMKLQSFSPWEEGFFDNPYPFFDRLRENEPVHWSDAFDGWVITSYDLVKEVSMSNVFSSDKLNLLFNRLSAEQQEAMSPMLENMRYWAIMLDGDDHKRIRTVLNKTFTAAFSESMRGRIEEICDELITEMQKKESFDLVEDFGYPLPATLIAWVIGVPEDKIEWFKGVSGDISKVFNLASNPDPECAKKCLLAVLEITAFLKDILSKPEALAEGTLAKSLVVSDLNEKEIISTMTLMLVAGHETTTQLIVNTIYTLLLHPREKEKLTSDYSLIESAVEEVLRYESPVQNLARVATKDYVLGGVKIKKGQKLVPFVNAANRDVKAFEEPDEFRIDRSPNKHLAFGFGKHLCSGAYLARMEGAVSVKKLLQAFPDLRFADEKQEVEWVRNVAFRQMESLILKA; encoded by the coding sequence ATGATGAAACTGCAGAGTTTTAGCCCTTGGGAAGAGGGGTTCTTTGATAATCCTTACCCTTTCTTTGATCGTCTGAGAGAAAATGAGCCGGTGCATTGGAGTGATGCTTTCGATGGTTGGGTCATCACTTCCTATGACTTAGTTAAAGAAGTGAGTATGTCGAATGTGTTTTCTTCGGATAAGCTTAATTTACTTTTTAATCGTTTGAGTGCTGAGCAGCAGGAGGCGATGTCGCCCATGCTGGAGAATATGCGTTATTGGGCGATTATGTTGGATGGCGATGATCATAAACGTATTCGTACGGTTCTCAATAAAACGTTTACGGCGGCCTTTAGTGAAAGTATGCGTGGACGTATCGAAGAGATATGTGATGAGCTGATTACTGAGATGCAGAAAAAAGAAAGTTTTGATTTGGTAGAGGATTTTGGCTATCCATTGCCCGCTACATTGATAGCTTGGGTTATAGGTGTTCCAGAGGATAAGATTGAGTGGTTTAAAGGTGTTTCGGGAGATATAAGCAAAGTCTTTAATCTAGCGAGTAACCCCGATCCTGAATGTGCGAAAAAATGTTTGCTTGCCGTTTTGGAGATCACCGCGTTTTTAAAAGATATTTTATCTAAGCCAGAGGCATTAGCTGAGGGGACATTGGCTAAGAGTTTAGTGGTCAGTGATTTAAATGAAAAAGAAATCATATCAACTATGACTCTCATGCTTGTGGCAGGTCATGAAACAACGACACAGTTGATAGTCAATACGATCTATACTTTATTGCTTCACCCGCGCGAGAAGGAAAAATTAACAAGCGATTATTCCTTGATAGAAAGTGCCGTAGAAGAAGTCTTGCGCTATGAGTCACCGGTACAGAATTTAGCCAGAGTTGCGACAAAGGATTATGTTTTAGGTGGTGTAAAAATTAAAAAAGGCCAAAAATTGGTGCCTTTTGTGAATGCCGCCAATAGAGATGTGAAAGCTTTCGAAGAGCCAGATGAGTTTAGGATTGATCGAAGCCCCAATAAGCACCTTGCCTTTGGTTTCGGGAAGCACCTTTGTTCAGGGGCTTACTTAGCTCGCATGGAGGGCGCCGTATCGGTAAAGAAGCTCTTGCAGGCTTTTCCTGATTTACGTTTTGCCGATGAGAAGCAAGAGGTGGAATGGGTGCGCAATGTGGCTTTCCGACAAATGGAAAGCCTCATACTCAAAGCTTAA
- a CDS encoding putative quinol monooxygenase — protein MATTDKCCSIVPYFKVQDGKMNDFKKVCEEFVARTSSESECLYYGFVFNKDIAHCREAYTNAQGVLAHIANVGDIIEKALTLSELVQFEIHGPKEELDQLKEPLKDLDITYFELEYGFRK, from the coding sequence ATGGCCACTACTGATAAATGCTGTTCAATCGTCCCTTACTTCAAAGTCCAAGATGGAAAAATGAATGACTTTAAAAAAGTCTGCGAAGAGTTCGTTGCTCGTACCAGCAGTGAATCTGAGTGCCTCTACTACGGCTTTGTATTTAATAAGGATATTGCCCATTGCCGCGAAGCTTACACGAATGCCCAAGGCGTTCTAGCACATATCGCAAACGTAGGGGACATTATCGAGAAAGCTCTCACACTATCGGAACTCGTTCAGTTTGAAATCCATGGCCCCAAAGAAGAGCTAGATCAACTCAAAGAACCTCTTAAAGATCTCGACATCACCTATTTCGAGCTCGAATACGGTTTTAGGAAATAA
- the dnaA gene encoding chromosomal replication initiator protein DnaA, protein METIECQAVWDILYPVISARISSPGFNKFFQESFASIDESGTFKISLNKGYNVFIDHIRDNYLNLLRESLKECKHDLPEQIKDISIDALGQGEALYTVEGQKEDKISLKPIIDKTRRRSTETPKELKAPNNFPSSDRYSFKNFVVGDSNRLAFATSKAVSESPGFSFNPLFIYGSSGLGKSHLLHAIAQETLSHNPYHRIEYLSAEEFSNIFIDSIKNQDGHNFRKRFRNVDILLLDDVQFLKNKTKTQEEFFHTFNALYSLNKQIVLTSDCQPHELDGLEKRLVSRFEHGQIVDVLKPEFETRVAILRLKRDSMNVHIPNEVLDFIASNIKSHIRKLEGALVRLVTYASTMGYEVNVSLAREVLGGQLENTSDRNLDITVILRQVAEYFDVGIKDILGKKRTQSIVTPRQVAMYLSRNLTEESFPTIADQFRRTHATVLHSCNAVNEQMELDQDFKDKVFFLKKRLENL, encoded by the coding sequence ATGGAAACTATTGAATGCCAAGCGGTTTGGGATATTTTATACCCCGTAATCAGCGCTCGTATCAGCAGCCCCGGCTTCAATAAATTCTTCCAAGAATCATTTGCATCTATCGATGAATCAGGGACTTTCAAAATCAGTCTCAACAAAGGCTACAACGTCTTTATCGATCACATCCGTGACAACTACTTAAATTTACTTCGTGAAAGCCTAAAAGAGTGCAAACACGACCTGCCTGAACAAATCAAGGATATTTCCATTGATGCACTTGGTCAAGGCGAAGCTCTCTATACCGTTGAGGGCCAAAAAGAAGATAAAATATCTCTCAAACCCATCATTGATAAAACAAGACGCAGAAGCACCGAAACTCCAAAAGAGTTAAAGGCTCCTAACAATTTTCCTAGCTCTGATCGTTATTCATTTAAAAACTTTGTCGTTGGCGATTCTAATCGTTTAGCCTTTGCTACTTCAAAAGCTGTTTCTGAATCTCCTGGCTTTAGCTTCAACCCACTTTTTATCTATGGTAGTTCTGGACTGGGCAAGAGTCATTTGCTTCACGCAATTGCTCAAGAAACCCTCTCTCATAATCCCTACCATAGAATCGAATACTTGAGTGCCGAAGAATTCTCCAACATCTTTATTGATTCAATTAAAAATCAAGACGGCCATAACTTCAGAAAGAGATTTCGCAATGTCGACATTCTCTTGCTTGATGATGTCCAGTTCTTAAAGAACAAGACAAAAACACAAGAAGAATTTTTCCACACTTTCAATGCACTCTACTCACTCAATAAACAGATCGTTTTAACTTCCGACTGCCAGCCACATGAGCTCGACGGTCTCGAAAAACGACTTGTTTCTCGCTTTGAGCATGGACAAATTGTCGATGTCTTAAAACCTGAGTTCGAAACTCGTGTAGCGATACTTAGATTAAAGCGCGATTCGATGAATGTGCATATTCCAAATGAAGTTTTAGATTTCATTGCTTCCAATATTAAATCACACATCAGAAAACTAGAAGGCGCCCTCGTTCGCTTAGTAACTTACGCCTCAACAATGGGCTATGAAGTCAACGTTTCTCTTGCTCGTGAAGTTCTTGGTGGCCAACTTGAAAACACTTCTGACCGCAATTTAGACATCACCGTGATTTTACGTCAAGTAGCTGAATATTTTGATGTTGGCATCAAAGATATTTTAGGTAAAAAACGCACGCAATCCATTGTCACACCACGACAAGTTGCCATGTACTTAAGCCGTAACTTAACGGAAGAGTCATTCCCCACTATTGCTGATCAGTTCCGCCGTACACACGCGACTGTGCTCCACTCCTGCAATGCGGTTAACGAACAAATGGAACTCGACCAAGACTTTAAAGATAAAGTCTTTTTCCTCAAGAAACGTTTAGAAAACCTCTAA
- the nagA gene encoding N-acetylglucosamine-6-phosphate deacetylase, whose amino-acid sequence MMIKTDNLLINVDYGLTNGRVIHNCSILCRDKRIYAIGGASSFREAVYKHCLDLKDCYAVPGFLDGHIYGFGKISLLDTTHINALGVMARELPAHGVSSFLATLQSTNRPKLIEALKRTSDHILNQDGGAEALGIHLVGPFINPELNGLVRDEGIRPYTKEELEKIIEAAQGTLKVMTLAPEVEGAEEIIEILTQHGIQASLGHSSADEKQVQSAMKVGARNVTHLYNCMKPLHQREMGLSSTALVDENLTCELIFDGYHIHPQMLDLACRAKGGDRIAAVSSANQGTGLPDGKYKFDDNEYIIENQHLLLPDGTIAGSMLTLEQAWQNVINFTHMHPKEAIACFTSTPSTSLGLSDRGQLSPGLKADIAIFNKDHELQATLINGDIAYIKNQDNLRKIND is encoded by the coding sequence ATGATGATTAAAACGGATAATTTATTAATCAATGTGGACTACGGTCTTACGAACGGGCGGGTGATCCATAACTGTTCCATATTGTGTCGCGATAAACGAATATATGCTATTGGTGGTGCATCATCATTTAGAGAAGCTGTCTACAAGCATTGCTTAGATTTAAAAGATTGTTATGCCGTCCCTGGCTTTTTGGATGGCCATATCTATGGCTTTGGTAAAATTTCTTTGTTAGATACAACACATATAAATGCCTTAGGTGTTATGGCTCGGGAACTCCCTGCACATGGCGTTAGTAGTTTTCTAGCAACTTTACAATCCACAAATCGCCCCAAATTGATTGAAGCTCTGAAACGCACAAGCGATCACATACTCAATCAAGATGGTGGAGCTGAAGCCTTAGGTATTCATTTAGTTGGTCCTTTCATTAATCCAGAACTCAATGGTTTAGTGCGAGATGAAGGCATTCGTCCCTATACTAAGGAAGAGTTAGAGAAAATTATTGAGGCAGCTCAGGGAACTTTGAAGGTGATGACTCTCGCCCCTGAGGTAGAAGGAGCGGAAGAAATTATTGAAATACTGACTCAGCATGGGATTCAAGCCTCCTTGGGACATAGTAGTGCCGATGAAAAACAAGTACAGAGCGCTATGAAAGTGGGAGCACGTAATGTGACTCACCTCTATAACTGTATGAAGCCACTTCACCAAAGAGAAATGGGTTTGTCATCTACGGCATTAGTGGATGAGAACTTAACTTGTGAGCTCATTTTTGATGGTTACCACATTCACCCACAAATGCTAGACCTAGCTTGTAGAGCCAAGGGTGGAGATCGCATTGCGGCCGTTTCTTCTGCAAATCAGGGGACTGGTTTGCCTGACGGGAAATATAAATTTGATGATAATGAATACATTATTGAAAATCAGCATTTGCTCCTGCCTGATGGGACAATTGCAGGCTCAATGTTGACCTTAGAGCAGGCTTGGCAGAATGTAATTAACTTTACTCATATGCACCCTAAAGAAGCCATCGCTTGTTTTACGTCGACACCGAGCACATCTTTGGGTCTAAGTGATCGAGGCCAACTTTCACCAGGTTTAAAAGCCGATATAGCGATTTTCAATAAAGATCATGAATTACAAGCAACACTTATTAATGGCGATATCGCCTACATTAAAAACCAAGATAACTTGAGGAAGATCAATGACTGA
- a CDS encoding class II 3-deoxy-7-phosphoheptulonate synthase has translation MTEWTPDSWRTKEIFQQPKWPVNKLDETCAKLAKLPPLVFAGEIESLKEQLAAASRGDAFLLQGGDCAEDFSSCNATYIRETMKVLLQMAVVLTFGANKNVVKIGRIAGQYAKPRSSYTEMVNGLELPSYRGDCVNSPEPTLEARTPNPDRLMQAYFHSTATLNLLRAYVQGGYADLHKVHVWNKEFVANSSEGQRYESIAAKIDSAISFMEACGVNSTQVPQLKRTNIYTSHEALILPFEQAMTRQDTLSGRWYDCSAHMVWIGDRTRQIDAAHMEFFRGINNPVGMKVGPTMDPDELIKILDILNPNNEAGRINLISRFGHGKIGSMLPPLVKRVRDEGRNVLWSCDPMHGNTFTADSGFKTRDFQFITDEIKGFFDTHGEAGTVPGGLHFELTGANVTEICGGAQKISDLDLGNNYQTNCDPRLNCQQSLELAYDIAEMLQK, from the coding sequence ATGACTGAATGGACACCCGACTCATGGAGAACGAAAGAGATTTTTCAGCAACCCAAGTGGCCAGTCAATAAATTAGATGAGACATGTGCCAAACTCGCTAAGTTGCCACCTTTAGTTTTTGCCGGCGAAATTGAATCCTTGAAGGAACAGTTGGCTGCGGCCTCTCGCGGAGATGCCTTTTTATTACAAGGTGGAGATTGCGCAGAAGATTTCAGTTCATGTAATGCAACTTATATTCGGGAGACCATGAAAGTCCTCTTGCAGATGGCGGTAGTTCTAACTTTTGGGGCCAATAAAAATGTCGTTAAAATTGGTAGGATTGCGGGTCAATACGCAAAACCTCGTTCATCTTATACAGAAATGGTCAATGGTTTAGAGCTTCCATCATACCGGGGTGATTGCGTCAATAGTCCAGAGCCGACTTTAGAAGCGCGCACGCCAAACCCAGATCGCCTCATGCAAGCTTACTTCCATTCTACGGCGACGCTCAATTTGTTGCGTGCTTACGTGCAGGGCGGTTATGCAGATTTACATAAAGTTCACGTATGGAATAAAGAATTTGTTGCCAACTCATCTGAAGGTCAACGTTATGAATCAATTGCCGCGAAGATTGACTCGGCGATTTCCTTCATGGAAGCTTGTGGGGTTAACTCAACGCAAGTTCCTCAGTTGAAGAGAACAAATATCTATACTTCACACGAAGCTTTGATTCTCCCTTTCGAACAAGCTATGACGCGTCAAGATACACTTTCGGGGCGTTGGTATGATTGTTCGGCACACATGGTGTGGATTGGTGATCGAACTCGTCAAATTGATGCAGCACACATGGAGTTTTTCCGTGGTATCAATAATCCCGTGGGCATGAAAGTTGGTCCGACTATGGATCCAGATGAGTTGATAAAGATTCTAGATATCCTCAATCCTAATAATGAAGCAGGACGAATCAATTTAATCAGTCGTTTCGGTCATGGGAAAATTGGATCGATGTTGCCTCCATTAGTGAAGCGCGTACGAGATGAAGGTCGCAATGTACTTTGGAGTTGTGATCCTATGCATGGGAATACTTTCACAGCTGATTCAGGTTTCAAAACAAGAGACTTCCAATTCATTACAGATGAAATCAAAGGTTTCTTTGATACACATGGTGAAGCAGGAACGGTGCCTGGCGGTTTACATTTTGAACTTACCGGTGCCAATGTAACTGAAATTTGTGGAGGAGCTCAAAAGATCTCTGATTTAGATTTGGGCAATAATTATCAAACGAATTGTGACCCTCGCCTCAATTGTCAACAGAGTCTAGAGTTGGCCTACGACATAGCTGAGATGTTGCAAAAATGA